One stretch of Caloenas nicobarica isolate bCalNic1 chromosome 2, bCalNic1.hap1, whole genome shotgun sequence DNA includes these proteins:
- the TMPPE gene encoding transmembrane protein with metallophosphoesterase domain, with the protein MISFKQLPLEAKAAVAAGVVFFSMMLSRSYLAEQLELRMRRRLLRLQMALFANTLMLIGSLHVWRCTVTMFSRSSAASSFFFMPWKIAVFMFLALAHSSFFTLLFLVAEEPYFFSLAAYTCLGSYILLIFFLFTLGSVEQAYKFLAGRSAKASTGNKNSRRAMKPVLAVMLTAVLTVIGLLNASRPPTVNSVEVPVHKLPSAMNNLKVVLLSDIHLGPTVGKTKLAMIVRMVKDLKPDITVIVGDLTDSEAEIIRPAVEPLGELNSPLGTYFVTGNHEYYTSDVSNWFELLKSFNIRPLHNENVKIVSPKSADDWFCLAGVDDIEADVLRYSGHGMDLKRALRGCSSEHAIVLLAHQPIAAKWALQERPDINLILSGHTHGGQMFPLNAGAYFLNPFFVGLYKVGQNTFVYVSPGTMYFGIPMRLGSRAEITEIILRSP; encoded by the coding sequence ATGATCTCCTTCAAGCAACTGCCTCTTGAAGCAAAGGCTGCAGTGGCTGCAGGAGtggttttcttctccatgatgCTATCGCGGAGTTATCTGGCAGAACAACTCGAGCTCAGGATGCGGCGTCGGCTTCTAAGGCTGCAGATGGCACTATTTGCTAATACGCTCATGTTGATAGGATCTCTTCATGTTTGGAGATGCACAGTCACTATGTTCTCCAGATCTTCAGCTGCCAGCTCCTTCTTTTTCATGCCATGGAAAATAGCTGTGTTCATGTTTCTAGCTTTGGCTCATTCAAGCTTCTTTACATTGCTATTTCTTGTTGCGGAAGAgccttatttcttttctttagctGCCTACACTTGTCTGGGGTCCTATATCCTTCttatcttcttcctcttcactcTAGGCTCTGTAGAGCAGGCTTACAAGTTCTTGGCTGGAAGAAGTGCTAAGGCAAGCACTGGCAACAAGAACAGCAGAAGAGCGATGAAACCAGTTCTGGCAGTCATGCTGACTGCTGTGCTGACTGTCATTGGGCTGCTAAATGCTTCCCGGCCTCCTACTGTGAATTCAGTGGAGGTTCCAGTTCACAAGCTGCCCTCAGCAATGAATAATCTGAAAGTGGTGTTGCTTTCAGATATCCATCTGGGGCCTACAGTTGGGAAGACCAAGCTTGCCATGATTGTGAGAATGGTTAAGGATTTGAAACCAGATATCACTGTGATTGTTGGGGACCTGACTGACTCTGAGGCAGAGATCATCCGACCTGCTGTTGAGCCTCTTGGAGAACTTAACTCTCCTTTGGGGACTTACTTTGTCACCGGAAATCATGAATACTACACATCAGATGTTAGCAACTGGTTTGAGCTGTTAAAATCATTTAACATTCGGCCACTCCataatgaaaatgtgaagataGTTTCACCAAAGAGTGCTGATGACTGGTTCTGCCTGGCTGGTGTTGATGATATTGAAGCAGATGTATTGCGCTACTCAGGGCATGGCATGGATTTAAAAAGAGCTCTCAGAGGTTGTAGCAGTGAGCATGCAATAGTGCTGTTAGCTCATCAGCCAATTGCTGCAAAGTGGGCCCTTCAGGAGAGACCAGACATAAATTTAATTCTCTCTGGCCATACTCATGGAGGGCAGATGTTCCCACTAAATGCTGGGGCTTATTTTCTGAATCCCTTCTTTGTGGGCTTGTACAAAGTTGGGCAGAATACCTTTGTCTATGTCAGCCCAGGGACGATGTACTTCGGAATACCTATGAGGCTGGGCAGCCGAGCTGAAATAACGGAGATAATTCTACGTTCTCCTTGA